One genomic region from Entelurus aequoreus isolate RoL-2023_Sb linkage group LG14, RoL_Eaeq_v1.1, whole genome shotgun sequence encodes:
- the LOC133664711 gene encoding zinc finger protein 572-like, translated as MLKELVKERLMVAADEIFALFERTIASYEGELCRTREEKERYRQRLEAVGKTQIVLRIEDVQQLIGHREESSPQPQGGNSTSKEEDPQPPHIKEEAEELWITQAGPEEADLAKMPLTGVSEKTEDKPQVDNLLAHPSNSEDTTSHPPEDEDTQEPLSSSMDYSYCYQRETAKKCLTCAVCDKSFPYNKDMTRHMRTHTGEKPFRCSLCGKGFSEKSHMSIHMRTHTGERPFGCSVCAKTFAQRSTLVRHMRTHTGEKPFSCSVCDRRFSWKTNMLSHMRTHTGEKLLYSCTDSGQKRS; from the exons ATGTTGAAAGAATTGGTGAAGGAGCGACTAATGGTGGCAGCCGATGAAATATTCGCGCTGTTTGAAAGAACGATAGCGTCGTACGAGGGGGAACTTTGTCGaacaagagaggagaaggagcgataTCGACAACGTCTGGAAGCTGTTGGCAAGACCCAAATAGTGTTGCGCATTGAAG acgtccagcagcttaTTGGTCATCGAGAAGAAAGTTCCCCTCAACCGCAGGGGGGGAACTCTACTTCAAaggaggaggatccacagcccccccacattaaagaggaagctgAGGAGCTGTGGATCACTCAGGCCGGGCCAGAAGAGGCCGATCTCGCCAAGATGCCCCTGACTGGTGTCTCTGAGAAGACAGAAGACAAACCACAAGTGGACAACCTCCTAGCTCACCCGTCAAATAGTGAGGACACCACGTCACACCCTCCTGAGGATGAAGACAcccaagaacctttgagcagcagCATGGATTATTCTTACTGCTACCAAAGGGAGACGGCTAAAAAATGTTTGACCTGCGCAGTTTGCGATAAAAGCTTTCCTTACAACAAGGATATGACccgacacatgagaacgcacacggggGAAAAACCGTTCCGTTGTTCACTTTGCGGCAAAGGGTTCTCGGAGAAGTCACACATGTCgatacacatgagaacgcacaccggGGAGAGACCGTTCGGGTGCTCCGTCTGCGCCAAGACGTTCGCCCAGAGGTCCACTTTGGTGCGGCACATGAGGACGCACACGGGCGAAAAACCCTTCAGCTGCTCCGTTTGCGATCGGAGATTCTCCTGGAAGACCAACATGCTGTCACACATGAGGacgcacactggagagaaactttTGTACAGCTGCACAGACAGTGGTCAGAAAAGGTCTTGA